atgTTTCAGATATGCTACTTCGGGAGTTATATTTATTTAGAATCAGTGATCAcaaccccaaaattttgggtCAGATCTGCATAGTGTCCATCAAAATTAATGAAGAGGAAAGCATCCCTGAGATCAAAATATTGCAGCATCAGAACAACCTCCATGACTGAAAGCAACTATAGGAAAATGAATCTTTATTGTTTACCTACGATCAAGATTTGTCTTCAAGGCTACTTCAAGAAGTCATAGCTTTGAGGGATGGAATTAGCTGGGAAAACAAAGACAGAGACTTTGAAATTAACAGCAGTCTAAACAAGGGGAAAGAACGATGCCATATTCTTCACTCTACAGTGAatcttctatttaaaaatgctgctctaccctttttccctttggaattttTATCTCTCATCCATTAACCTTTATCTTGGGCAGTCCTGTGGACAGCCATCAGAAGGATGTTTTATTCCAGAGGAGTGAGGCCTCAGCAGATGCAGTGTGAAAAACTTTGTGTCTCTTTATGCTTTGCTTATGTTAACTAACATCCATGAAAGTCAAACTCCTGACCCACACACAGGCAAAAATAAGTGACTTGTCTGCTTGTTTGGCTTGTTCCTTCTTCTTCAATTATTGGCAGTTCACAAGGTTTTTGAGGAAGTCATGGAAAACAGAATTCTTCATACTTTTAACAAACAAATAGGAGAACAGACCAGCAGTTTCAGTGGGCCCACTCCTGATGAAGGCAAACCTATCAGTAAATTTTGATGGTTAACACGTGACTCTCTCTCAAATAAAGGGACTTAATTTCAATTCATGCCTTCAATTCTCATGCAAAACAATACTTTGAATATTATGATAaactataataaaaaaaaaggtggatcAAGTGCTACAACATTATTGGCCTGCTTTCATGCAACTTCAGGGGGCTGTAGGAGACATTTCTATAAATCAACATTTTCCCTAGACAGTTCCTCCAGGTCACTTTTAAGTAAGAGAACAGTTAAAACTAAGATTCTAAACTCCTCCTGTTTACAATATCTCCAGGCAACTTTAGGCTCATATTAGGTTTTGAACTGGTCATAAGAACAGCAATtataatttgtttcattttgttaaGTGGCCTCATTCTCACCACAAGTCTGAATCATATTCCTATttactgaaaatgtttcttgcCACACTGTGCTTTGCTATCAGCTCAGTCCCACCTCTTAGTCAAATAGGCTGCAGCCAACAACGTCTGAGCTTGCCTAAAGCAACTTAAGTTCAGCTTCCAGATGTGTAATTCAAAAACAAATGACAGTAAGTGATATAACAATCTATTTTTGGACAAGATTAATCGACTATTTCACCTTGATATATCAAGCCATAGGCAAGCTAAGTATAGTCAAATTGCctgtatgtttttttaaaaaaaacctgccttACAGGTGAGTTCCAAGGCTGTGATAGGCAGCTCTGTGGTCTGACAGAGATGAAGTGGGAATGTAAAGCAGGTGGGATGGTGCATGGCACAAATTCTGAGTCTGCACTTCTTCTGTCAGGAAGACAAATCTCTCACACCACTTAGAGTGATGCAAAGCTGTTGAGTTCAAACTATATATCCTATTAAATGGTAACAATTCCACCTGTACTCTTCTCTTgctcctattttattttaaaaaatgctttaaaatatatcaatatatgaAGTGATATTTGGGCAGAGGAGATCATGACTTTCTTTCTAGGTTTCTGTGACCTCTAGGTTTGTGAGGACTCTTGAAGGGCACTACTGACAGCAAATCTTTGGTTAAACAGGTGAAAAAGTTACCATCAAAACAAAGTTCTTACCAATTACAGAGAATTACCTGCAGTCTAAGTGACTTGCAGAGTGAGATCATGGTTTTGTCAGTGAGGTGCAGTGTCTTATCACCCTCTCTGGGATTTATATCAGTGCAAAAGCATGAACTCCTCACCTCCTATTACCCAAAGTATCAGCAGGAATGTCAGCAGACATGGAAATGCTGGTAGATGCTTTTCCTCAAGTCTACATCTGCAGCCACACAATCATAAACAAAGATGGCAAAACAGCAAGGAACAAGCTCAGAATTGCAGCTGATTCACTGCATGTATCTTTCAACCAAATACTTTACAAATAGCAAAACACCAACACAGGACTGCTACATTTCCTACAACATAACTATGTTACAGATTTGTGGTCAAAGGCCCAAGAACATCTTGAAGTATTTTAAGTCTGTTCTCCCTCTCTCCATGTCTCTGGGAAACCTCACTCCAGAGCAGCATGATTTGGCTACACTTTTCCAGCAATGTTGGCCTAATTCTTCCCCACTTTATGAATTCTTTGAATACTCAGGTCTGCTTTACTACATTTGAATTGCTTGGTTTTACTCAATATCCACATCTCTCCACCTCCCACAATCCATTTCACACTAATTGGAGAATTCCCAAGCTACCTTGCTTCAAATGCAGCATTTCTATTCTTGTACATTCTGGTAATTCTGGTTTCCCTGGGGAAGTCATGTGGCAGTTTTTACATGGTTACAGGACAAGGCTGAAGTGTTTTAAATACAAGAGGAAAGATTTACATCACATGTTAGGACAAAATTCTTtactgggagggtggggaggctctggcacaggttgcccagagagaaATTGTGATCATCCCCTTTGCTGAAACTGTTACTGATTTTGCACTATCATCTCAGCTGTGGCATATTTTTAGGCAGGGGAAGCTCTCTGCCTTTGGTATTTTCTTGTTGAACCACTCCCACACTTTCCACAAACAGAAGCTTGAGCTTACAACTATTTTCAAGTATGTTTTTCCAAGGACTTATCTTACAACAGAGATGCTTAAGAGGATATTTTCATCCAACCACCTTATGTCTTATAATCCTTGGTTTAAGCATGTTTGTTTACAAGGTATTTAAGTTAAAGGAAACTTTATAACAAAGGAGAAACTAAATGTAACTTATAGCAAGATTCCTACTTCAGTAACTTCAGATACATCTTTGAGTAACAGGGCAAGATTTCAAAACACTACCAAACAAGTGCCTTCTTTCCTTGTGAGAACATGAGAGAGCACAAACTGAATTTCAACTCAAAACACCAGCTTTCCCCAAAGACTACTATAAGGATTTTAAACTATATCCTTTTAAATAGTATATGTGTCTCACTAATTTTGTGTTGCTAACTTAAGACATTTAACCACTAATCAAGCTCCAGAGTATGACTCCAAAGATTTATTCATTGCCATtgtgctcagaaaaaaattagatgGGTTTCTTGGCACCACAGGACAGACCTGTAATGTAATTCCACAGCAGCTTGgaaatgaataattaaaaaaaataataataatttaaaaaaatgtttaggaTTACATGTAACATGAAATTCCTTTGGGACGCATTGCCTGAAAGTCTACCCAGTGCCCTTAACTGACTCATAGCTAAGGGTCAGGACAACAAACCTACCCTCATTTATGATGCaatcataaaaaaaacccaaacaaaaaaaccctcccaaaacaaaacaaaaaaaacccaaaaaaaaaaaaccaaaaaaaaaaaaaaaccaaaacaaaaaaaccccactaacaaacaaaaacccagcagTTTCAGCAGAGGTAAAGAAGGCAGCATGAGCCAGAACACAGATCATAGATATCAAAGAGCTCTTAAAGAGAGGATTCTGTTCCTTGATTGGCCTCAAgtcctcttctctggaagataTTAAAACCAAGGTAAGGTGGCAAATTGTATCAAAGATCAAATAGAAACAGAGCCTTTGCTGACAGGCATTTTAATCAAAGTGCTGAATAACTAAGAAATAGTGAACAAAAGCAGAAACTAAAACGAACAGGAGGCTTTGGTAATTTGGGGACtggggaagaaataaaacaatccAGCAAAGCCAAATTAGAAGGCATTAGACCCAAGTACAACCAGAAACAAAAGAGTTCCAGACAATTAACTTTCCTACTTCACATATCTAATTATGTCTTTTAACTTAATGTAGCCCAAATCTTATTTTTGGATGTAGGTTCCATGTTTCCTGGGGTCTACTGATAAATTTATCAGACAGGTGGATGGACATTCTATGTGGTAGCTTTGCAATTAAGCAAGTGGACCTTTCaacttaccttttttttcaaatggacaagataatataaaaaaaattatttctgttaaacTCATTATCTTTGAATTCTGGACATACTTCATCATCATGACAGATTCTAATAGTGGTCCAGCTACCAGGATCTATTATTTCCTGAGTCAGTGTGCTGAGGTAATTGTCTTTACCAAGACCTCCCCAGTCACACATGGCATCCATTTAAATTGAAAGATTCATATAACCCTGTTCCTGAGGAGCAACACAGCCAAGTTCTCAGAAGGCAAAGACACTTGCAATAcccttaaaatatatttgacaaGGATgtgaaaattgcatttctgaacCTGCCAACTATATATAACTATAGATGGCTATAGCTAAAGATGCTTCAAGAAGAACAAACTTAATCACCAATGGGTTTGCATGATAATGACTGCAGTGGGCAGTGAATGTAGGGGCCACACTAAGTCACTGGAGTGCTTTCAGTCCACATAGTCCATTTACTCCACTCTAAACAATGGGCATATTCTCCCTTTACTGACAAAAACTTCAAGGAAAGTGAAGTGCTTTCATCtcaatcaaaagaaaaacaggatgTGCCCCTATATACAAACACATAGGACAAAACAAGGACTCAGTAAATGAACACAGCTTGCTGTGGAACACTCAAGAAGCCGAGCCAACAATTTCCAAGGTTATCTCTGTCATGAAGACATCCTCATTTCTTTGAAACCAGCATGCATTCCAATTGCCAGTAAAATCAAGCACAATTATTGGCAAGCCTGTTCAGTGGCAGGCTTTGAAGGCAAGCCCAACAGCAGAGAAGATATGAAACTAAGATTCAATTGCTTACATTCCAGTCTTTTGTGAGACTGAtctttaaacaagaaaaaaaaaatctccactaTTTTCTGCTCACTTCTCTGATATTTAACAGTATTTACAGATTTGTTTGGCAGTTCTGTGAGGTTCCTCCCTCCAGTCCCAAGGAACACAGCTATTTCAAGAGCAATGCACCAATTCTCTTAGACCCAAGAAACTCTTGTCACCTCATAGCATAAGCATTAATAGTGCCCTTAGAACTTGCTTGTAATCCCAGGTTTGCCCAGCCCTGCTAAATTAACATGGGTCAGCAGATGTGTGAGGCTCGACTAGAACAGATTTTCAGGTCATTTCTCTGAAGCCCTGTTTAGCAGCCCTGGGCCCTTTCACATGCCCCAGGCTGAACTTTCCCTGTTGGTGGTGCCAAGCAGCTCTGGAACATTTCTCAAAAATGTTATCTGGGAGAAACTGCCTGACTTATGCCACGGGGACATCCACTGAAAAGTTCAGCAATGGAGAGTCATTACGGTCATGAAATGaatacattttgcattttccccACCCCAGAATAACACTCtctaataaataatttacaaaCTTGTCTGATCACAAGTCTTCTCTTGATGTGAATCAACAAACACTAAATTCAAATATTAAGGcattaagggggaaaaaaaaaagcattaaggAAAATTCACAGTAGGGTAGAATATCAACATTCTTTCTCATGACTGACCTCTGAAGCATTTCAGATTTTGTCTTTCAGCTAATCCTCCTGTAGAAAGCCAGATTTAAGTCTGTGAAGACGTGTCCACACTGCTGAACTCCATGACTTACACAAAAATCTATTTAGAGACTTTAAATATGCATAGGGGAACAGAGATACCACAGCAGTATCATTTGGAACTGTTCAAATACAAGAGAATGATTTGCATATTGACAGGTTACTGAATAGCCCCTTTGCAGTTTCTAAAAATCCATCTTTTGGATACTATTAAGAAATCCTACATTTGCTTGCTGAGAAAAAATCTTTAGAATCAGGGTTTAATAAGAGTTGCACCTATTTAATAGTACTACTTCAGTAGCTCTGAAACAGCCAAAAGATACCACTGAGCTGTTTAACCTTTATGCTTGAACAGCCCTTTGAAAGACACACATCTGATTGAACCAGAAAAACCCAAGTAAAAATCCCATAATATCCTAGTCCTGAACATGTTACTTCTTACTGAAATCTTCCATTCTTGATCACAGTCCAAGGAAATCATTTATGTAGAGTTTAAGAAAAATACCTTCTTCCCTATGATTAAAAATAGTTGAACTTAGTTTCCATTGGGCGTGTTTTAGAAAATATCTTGCTCTTATTTAGCTCTCCAGTAAAGCTTGCACAACAGCTAtggagcaaaacaaaactataTCTGCTTTCTGTTAAATATGAAACAGCACTGATTTGTAGCCCACTGTGGTTCACAATGCACACTTGCATCAATTTTATGAAGAATGTAAATGGCAGTGTAAGAGTAGATAACAGTAATTCAAAAAGGGCTTAGAAAATCTTCATGCTGCAACATTAGCGATATGGATTCAACTCCATAAAAACtcaaacataaaaaattaattcattttcatgCTAAATTATTAGAGTTCTTAAAAGATGAGAGTTctgctgttctgttttgttGTAGCTAACTGCTTCAGTTACTATCTAACTCCCCAGGCAAGGAAAATTGAGAAAGATTTTTGAGTGTGGCCAAATTAATAATCTAAATTCATGCCAAATGCTGATTCATTATGAAGTCTGTCTCATAATCTCAAAAACTGAAATATCTCCTCCTGAGAATTCAAAAATGGCACAGCCACACTCACTTCTATTTCCAAAAAGATTGATAGGTTGATTAGTTTTCATCAAGTAGAgagtaataataaaataactgaagttacttctctctccctcccctaAATAAAAGTCCTCTCCACACTTCTCTGGTCTAAGTTCTGTGCACTGCATCACAAATATACCTCAAAAATGGCCTTGGGCTACAAATCACAACTTGTTCAGAATACCCCCATTCCAACTCATTGCTACTTTTACTTTGGTGCAGAGGGAAGTAGCTCTGTTCTCCAAAACTACTTTTCATCTATACCTATAACTACTAACATGGATTGTTGTTACATTTTGATTACAGtgcaaccaaacaaaccaaacaaaaaagatacTGGAATTAACTTCCTGTGTTgcaagaggggagaaaaaaaaaacaggaaagaatcCTGACCACAAAAACCATGAGAGATCGTCTGCAAGAGCTCAAACTGAGGGCTAAGGAACTACAGATGGGTGGGGAAAACAATGGGGCAACTGTACaagaagaggagcaggaggagttTGAACAGCAGGCcattatttatgaaaaagagCCCATAACTGAAAGGCACTTGCATGAAATCCAGAAGCTTCAGAACGAAATTAATAATCTGGTGGAAGAAGTCAATAAATTCagccaacaacaaaaaagcctcGTGTCTTCAATGAGAAGATTCAGCGTTCTAAAAAAGGAATCTAACATAGCGAGGGAAATCAAAATCCAAGCAGAGCACGTACGCAAAGGTTTGGATGAACTGTCAAAAGCAGTGAGGAAAGCTGAGAATGAGCACGGGCCAGCCCGAGCCACGGTGAGGATCCTGGCTGCCCAGCACGCCTTCCTGTCCCACTGCTACCTGCAGGCCATGCTCTCCTACAACGAGGCCATCACCGCCAAGCAGGACAAGTGCAGGACCTTCATCCTCCGCCAGCTTGAGGTAGCTGGGAAAGAGGTGTCTGAGGAGGAGGTCAATGACATGCTCCAGCAAGGAAAATGGGAGATTTTCAATGAAAATCTACTCACTGAAGTCAAGATTACTAAAGCTCAGCTGTCAGAGATTGAGCAGAGACACAAAGAACTGGTCAATCTGGAGAACCAGATCAAAGATGTGAAAGAACTCTTTATCCAGATCTCACTTCTGGTGGAGGAGCAAGGGCAGATGATCAACAACATAGAAATCTACATGAACAACGCTCAAGAATATACTCAAGTATCTAAAGAAAAGTTTGGGCTTGCAGTCAggtataaaaaaagaaacccttgCAAAGCAATATGCTGCTGGTGTTGTCCGTGCTGCAGATGACACCAGAAATGAACTGCTTGAAATACCAATGATTCCTCCACACCAAACTGATCTTGGAAAGCACTCTTGGGATCCCTCAACTGTGtcacttttcttcccattttcccttcagCAGAGCTCTCAGGAAAAACTGCATCTATTTTTCAAGCCAGAGTAAAGAATTTTATGGTTTTCACAGAAACACGTGAACTATAGGAAAGGATCAAAGGataaaagtgactttttttttttggttcttatAAACTTCTTCAAAGTTTAGAAGTTCTGAAGTTTAGTTTGGTTCTTCAAACTAAATCAGTATGGCAAGAAACTCCCTGTGCTGTTGGGAAGCATTGAAAATATTGTTAATTACAAACAAGATTCATAAAAGTGTTTCATTTACTTTTCTCAAaataataagtatttttaattgctgtgtgGTTTTTTAGCATTTATATTTACTTGCTCAATctctaaatgttttttttttccccaggaatcTAAAATTCTACGAAACAAATCCACACAATGCAGACACCATTAGTTACCATTAGTAACAGTTCAGAATGGGATGCCTAAAACAAACAagagacagaaacaaaacagaaaacttaTCAGGAATATCTCAATACTACCTCTATAGGAAAAGTTCATAAACTTTTCATAAATTGACACAGAGATACTTATATTATTCAGCTCTACAGGCAGAGCCCTACCAGGATATGGTATATGGGGAATataccatatatatatatatatatggatagGGGAATATGATCCTTAATTACACACTCACAAGGCACATTTTTAATGCTGCCTATCCTACCTAAATAACACAGTCACATTTGCAGTCTCACTTTTgctagcacaaaaaaaaaagaaaaaatagaataaataaataaataataaatcctTACACTCCTTACTCCTCCCCCATAACCTAGAACCAGAGAATGATTTAGGTTGGATGGAACCTCCTGTAACCAACTCCTTCTGGAACTGAGTGAGAAACAGCTCTCCATGCAATTTAACAGACAATAGCAATGTAACTGAGCCAAAAAAGTTATTtccaaaaagtaattttaaaaaactttgcACACTAAAACCAAACAGCAACCAGAAATGTATTCCTGAACTGCGTTGTGCTGTGCAAAGACACTTTATTTGGATAGTCAGAGAAGGCAGAACAAACTGCACTGCAATTCAGCAAGACACTAAGTGAACTGGATGTCTTTAGTTGCACGTcgtgggaaaaaaaaataatctactATCAAAGTCATTTTCACATTGTGGTATTTAGAAATAGTTGGATTCCTTCCATCCCAGATTAAAACTGCAACAGAAATTAACTCTTATCAAAATACAATCAAAGGTCTGAACCTTAAAGTAAAAAATCCTATTTATACAGTAGCAACAAAAAATAACCTTAGATGATGACATCACTGAAACTATTTCATTAAATACTCTCCCCTTAACtgcatatattaaaaatacatttatgttCCAAGGACGCAGTAGAAATTAGCCAATAAACAAGAGCTGTACTTCCAATAGTGGAATAAAACtcaaattttcaaaattcaagTTTTAATACTTAGGAAAACAGCTGCCCGACTAAGTCATTTCCAGATGTAAATTGGTTAGAAACAGGAGAAACAGATAAAGCACGCTGAAAGAGAACTGGGAAGTGAAAAAGACTTGTGGAGAAATTTTCCTTGATAAGGGGGTACtattaactgaaaataaataatatgaaataataCTATCAACTGCAGTTTACACTGAATTTGATATTGAGCATTCAAAATTATTAGCAGCAGAAATTTGCAGTAATCACTAAAGTAACTTTCCACTGTTTTCAGGAGTTACATAAATatgcagaaaaccaaacaaatgaaaGCCTAGCTGCAAGTGTTCTATGAAGAAAAGTGAAACATTAATAGCTATAATCCCTCATCACCAAAATAACAGGTAGAAAATAGCTTTCTCCTAACAAAACACCTGCCCAGAAATCTCCTTGGTATAAAATATCAGTCACAACACATggatttgcattttctcttgcaCATGCTCCAtgtgaacttaaaaaaaaacccaaaaccaaaacaaagactccaaacaaacacaactaatcccaaacaaaaccagcatttgCCTGCATAATAGGATGTCTGTGTACTCCTTTCTGAtaaaagaaaggacaaaaagaatcctaagtgaagaaaatttaaacTTGTATGTAGGTCTTGAGGATGCTGCCAGAAGAATTTATCCATAAACATAAATCAGGTGATAACACTGAACagtaaaaaaacctaaatgaCAAGTTTAACATCTCTAAGTAATTTACACCAAGAGATAGTAAAAGACAATAGGATCAACACTTGaggaaaatggttttaaaattattctgtgacACCTCCATGGGCAGCAATAAATAACAACATGGGAGAGCAGCATTTAAATTTGTAGAAAATATCACACTGAATATCAGATTTCTCATATTCCCATATTTCTGTAAGATAGAGTATTTAGCACCAATTTTATGTCCACGTTGTGTTGCCATTGAGGCAGGACGGGAATAAAGAATAACAACAGTGACAACACTGTGCAATTCAGTCTATCCTGCATGGATTAAAATGctctaattaaaaaatgtaacaagGTATTAGGGAATTTATTGCTACATGGGTAGCAAGTAtctcattattaaaaaaacaacaagacaaaaaaacccacaaacaaaatctgaacattaaaattaatattaaaaaggCTAAATTTCAGCATAAATTTGGAAATCTGACAATACAGGAAAGAATTCTTAACTCAAGAGGCAGGCTTACACAGGAGCATAAACCAAAGAACTACTGGATCCCTCCACAGAACTGGGATGATGCAAAAGCAAATTCTGATCAAAGGCTTGAAGTTTAATCTAATAAAAAGTATTAACATCAACAAACTTGGTTTAGTCACCATTAGAGCAATTAATAAATACACTCTGCCTTCTGATTAAGTACTGATAAGGATTAAAAAGCAGTATCCAGATCCAGGGAAGTGAGTGAGTTCTCTGCAGGTCCAGTCAGCCACTCAGACAAACTCCATTATAGGATTAGAGCATAGACGTTTCtacccctccaaaaaaaaaaagaaaaccaccacCAATACCAAAATACAACTCAAAACCCCCCATAAAgttgtatttaattaaaaaacacagcacagttTTCCACACTcacagctgcattttcaaaacacatttgaGTATAACTAAGCTGGCTTTATTGCCTTGCCTGTGCCAGTAACATGCAGAGCAATAAAAGGTAAAATCTAATCTATTTTCAACATACACACCATTACTTTGCTGAATTACCCTCCACTTCATCAACACAAACAATTAGCCAGGCTCAGCTTCAGCAGAGCATCactatttcttaaaaataagagGTCTCTTACTTGTACAGATTCTTTATGATAGCACAGGGATGTTGTGCAATTTATGCATTATGGAGGTCTTTTGCTCACCAGACATAAAGATATTGTTGATAAACCATTTTCAACTTTCAGAGTTTACTTTTTAACTTCAAAAGTGTATTTGTTATCAAATATTTTTGGTGtggaatttaagaaaatatgttCTGTCCAATATTTTTACAAACCCtattaaacagagaaaaagcaggtgCCCAACACAATTAAAGCAAGCCTCCTTTAATGAGATTTTGTTGATCATATATCAGCAGCACCATGTGTTAAGTGAACAAGACATTTATTGCTGAGAGGTCACCCCATTGCTGAGTATAATCAACCATTTACCATTTAATTAATTGATGTAGGCATAAgcagaaacaatatttttgcATCATGTTGCCACGCCAAATTTGTAAAGCATTTTAACCTGGCATTTCAAGTAACATTagaattttaaagcattaaaaaaaaaatcacaccttgttatttttccatggctaatgaaagaggagagaaataaatatcccataaatatccctgagaaggataaaataaaa
This sequence is a window from Vidua chalybeata isolate OUT-0048 chromosome 2, bVidCha1 merged haplotype, whole genome shotgun sequence. Protein-coding genes within it:
- the STX19 gene encoding syntaxin-19 — its product is MRDRLQELKLRAKELQMGGENNGATVQEEEQEEFEQQAIIYEKEPITERHLHEIQKLQNEINNLVEEVNKFSQQQKSLVSSMRRFSVLKKESNIAREIKIQAEHVRKGLDELSKAVRKAENEHGPARATVRILAAQHAFLSHCYLQAMLSYNEAITAKQDKCRTFILRQLEVAGKEVSEEEVNDMLQQGKWEIFNENLLTEVKITKAQLSEIEQRHKELVNLENQIKDVKELFIQISLLVEEQGQMINNIEIYMNNAQEYTQVSKEKFGLAVRYKKRNPCKAICCWCCPCCR